The Malus domestica chromosome 10, GDT2T_hap1 genome contains a region encoding:
- the LOC103445763 gene encoding uncharacterized protein, whose protein sequence is MEDIGLFRQAWKWLQSQKHIYSRLRTAMGGCGDKIGMFVERHWPTVCSGCARTGRLFILLLIYWWDCVVRGFRSFIGLDSAALLLITWSCLLSLTSISCVVYVLLSMGAAGAAVQYLGYTPGLFIVGIFAILILWMYANFWITGILFIVGGYLFSLNHARLLVLMATVYAIYIVKVQVGWHGVVISINLAFISNDALNYMLQWCDKVSESTHFEEQKQSETVMEDDFSGECEYSIPTDQSERLHSCNSSSTPTTSAVINEKEESFPIKVVKEEISSADEMKKILDSIDHYEALGFPRHKKVDAAILKKEYRKKAMLVHPDKNMGNALASESFKRLQCAYEVLSDPTKKRDYDEQLRKEESKTKSVCQKSYGTSHQEGPDYYSEESRRIQCTKCGNSHIWVCTNRSKSKARWCQDCCQYHQAKDGDGWVEYKGSLVFNRPHKVEIPRAFVCAESKIFDVSEWAICQGMACRPNTHRPSFHVNMIGLEKTQRSNSSRFPWGLDAEMMDEDEEEFEVWLQQALASGLFCETSKRRKTWSPFKLPQRVKRQSRRTSC, encoded by the exons ATGGAGGATATAGGGTTGTTTAGACAAGCTTGGAAATGGCTGCAGTCACAGAAACACATTTATTCCCGATTGCGAACTGCGATGGGTGGGTGTGGAGATAAAATCGGGATGTTTGTAGAGCGGCATTGGCCGACGGTTTGCAGTGGGTGCGCCAGGACAGGGAGGCTGTTTATCCTGTTGTTGATTTATTGGTGGGACTGCGTTGTAAGAGGCTTTCGATCCTTTATCGGGTTGGATTCTGCGGCTTTGCTCCTTATAACGTGGAGTTGCCTTCTCAGTCTGACTTCAATTTCTTGCGTGGTTTATGTACTTCTTAGTATG GGAGCTGCTGGTGCTGCTGTCCAGTACTTGGGTTACACTCCAGGACTTTTTATTGTAGGGATCTTTGCTATTCTGATTTTGTGGATGTACGCTAACTTTTGGATAACGGGAATCTTATTTATCGTTGGAG GTTATTTGTTCTCCCTAAATCATGCACGGTTGCTGGTCTTGATGGCAACTGTATATGCTATTTATATTGTCAAAGTTCAGGTTGGATGGCATGGTGTAGTTATCTCAATAAACCTTGCATTCATCTCTAATGATGCATTAAATTATATGCTCCAATGGTGTGATAAAGTGAGTGAAAGCACACACTTTGAAGAGCAAAAGCAATCAGAAACAGTTATGGAGGATGATTTTTCTGGGGAATGTGAATACTCTATTCCTACTGATCAATCTGAAAGGCTGCACTCATGTAACTCATCTAGCACACCAACTACTTCGGctgttataaatgaaaaagaagaatCTTTCCCTATTAAGGTGGTCAAAGAGGAAATAAGTTCAGCTGATGAGATGAAAAAGATTTTAGACAGTATTGATCACTATGAAGCACTAGGATTTCCTCGCCACAAAAAAGTTGATGCAGCAATATTGAAAAAAGAATACCGGAAGAAG GCCATGCTCGTGCATCCTGATAAAAATATGGGAAATGCATTAGCGAGTGAATCGTTTAAGAGACTTCAATGTGCATATGAG GTTCTCTCTGATCCCACAAAGAAGAGAGACTATGATGAGCAGTTGCGAAAGGAAGAATCCAAGACTAAGAGTGTGTGCCAGAAGTCCTATGGCACTTCACATCAG GAAGGTCCAGATTACTACTCTGAAGAGTCGAGACGTATACAGTGCACGAAGTGTGGAAATTCGCATATATGGGTATGCACAAACAGAAGCAAGTCCAAGGCTAGATGGTGTCAG GATTGCTGTCAATATCACCAAGCAAAGGATGGAGATGGATGGGTTGAGTACAAAGGATCTCTAGTCTTTAATAGGCCACATAAG GTGGAAATACCACGGGCCTTTGTCTGTGCTGAGAGCAAAATCTTTGATGTGTCTGAATGGGCTATTTGTCAG GGAATGGCATGCAGGCCCAACACTCATCGGCCTAGTTTCCACGTTAACATGATTGGTTTGGAGAAAACTCAAAGATCCAACTCAAGTAGATTCCCGTGGGGTTTGGATGCTGAAATGAtggatgaagatgaagaagaatttGAGGTTTGGCTTCAGCAAGCTCTGGCGTCTGGCCTATTTTGTGAGACCTCTAAACGCCGAAAAACCTGGAGTCCGTTCAAGTTGCCCCAGAGAGTGAAGAGGCAATCGCGAAGAACGTCATGCTGA